The Scyliorhinus canicula chromosome 5, sScyCan1.1, whole genome shotgun sequence genome window below encodes:
- the en2a gene encoding homeobox protein engrailed-2a: MEEDEQNTPRVDNQESSNESNRAIMPLLQAPGNQLPHRITNFFIDNILRPDFGKRKEGQRDGCHVPGRENVSPSVLGSGQSGGIPPGAGGGGGGGTGGGVGAGGGGAPSSPSAPAKKREVAAEGARRKGECAEQSSDSDSSQSSSNASTQPMLWPAWVYCTRYSDRPSSGPRSRKPKKKSLNKEDKRPRTAFTADQLQRLKAEFQTNRYLTEQRRQSLAHELSLNESQIKIWFQNKRAKIKKATGSKNTLALHLMAQGLYNHSSTEKDNKEESE, translated from the exons ATGGAAGAAGATGAGCAGAATACTCCCCGCGTGGACAACCAGGAGTCGAGCAACGAGTCGAACCGGGCCATCATGCCCCTTCTCCAGGCGCCCGGTAACCAGCTCCCCCACCGGATCACCAACTTTTTCATCGACAACATTCTCCGGCCGGACTTTGGAAAGAGGAAAGAGGGCCAGCGGGATGGCTGCCACGTCCCTGGCAGGGAGAACGTCAGCCCCTCGGTGCTGGGGTCCGGTCAGAGCGGAGGGATTCCGcccggagcaggaggagggggtggcggaggaacaggaggaggtgttggtgctggaggaggaggggctccatccagcccctctgccccggcCAAGAAACGTGAAGTGGCGGCAGAAGGAGCGCGGAGGAAAGGCGAGTGCGCGGAACAGTCCTCGGATTCGGATAGCTCCCAGAGCAGCAGTAACGCCTCTACCCAGCCCATGCTGTGGCCTGCCTGGGTTTACTGCACTAGATACTCGGACAGGCCTTCTTCAG GTCCCAGGTCTCGCAAACCAAAGAAAAAGAGTCTCAATAAAGAGGACAAGCGACCGAGAACAGCATTCACCGCCGATCAACTACAGAGACTCAAGGCCGAGTTTCAGACTAACCGCTACCTAACCGAGCAGCGCCGGCAAAGCTTGGCTCACGAACTCAGTCTCAACGAATCCCAAATTAAAATCTGGTTTCAGAACAAGCGAGCCAAAATCAAGAAAGCTACCGGATCAAAGAACACCCTGGCACTCCACTTAATGGCGCAAGGACTTTATAATCATTCCAGCACGGAGAAGGACAACAAGGAGGAGAGCGAATAG